The Pyrobaculum sp. 3827-6 genome has a segment encoding these proteins:
- the porB gene encoding pyruvate synthase subunit PorB has product MSFRIDQLPKKKYVVPGNAACAGCGMMIGLKILGMALGEEAVLTIPASCASVVQGLSPKSGVAMPILNVPFASAAAVATGIAEAYRSLGIKGHAVVWAGDGGTSDIGFATLSGAAERNSNIIYIMYDNEAYMNTGIQRSSSTPLAAWTTTTPMGKRERKKDVALLMAMHGVPYVATASIAYPHDFYRKLKRAAEVQGFKFIHLHTPCPPGWRFDPAKTVEVARLAVETGVWILWEYDHGHFRLNPPSTVYADRAKRRPLVEYLKLQGRFAHVTEEQVKALEEDVEARWRSILALAKAFPQS; this is encoded by the coding sequence ATGAGCTTCCGCATAGATCAGCTTCCGAAGAAGAAATACGTGGTTCCCGGCAACGCTGCGTGCGCCGGTTGCGGCATGATGATTGGCTTGAAAATCTTGGGAATGGCGCTGGGCGAGGAGGCTGTGTTGACAATACCGGCTAGTTGCGCTTCGGTAGTGCAGGGCCTGTCGCCCAAGTCCGGCGTCGCAATGCCTATTTTAAACGTGCCCTTTGCCTCGGCCGCCGCCGTGGCCACTGGTATAGCTGAGGCGTACAGATCCCTCGGCATTAAGGGCCACGCGGTCGTCTGGGCAGGCGACGGCGGGACTTCAGACATCGGCTTCGCGACTCTAAGCGGCGCCGCTGAGAGGAACAGCAACATCATCTACATTATGTACGACAACGAAGCGTACATGAACACGGGCATACAGCGCAGTAGCTCAACGCCGCTAGCCGCGTGGACCACCACCACCCCGATGGGCAAGCGCGAGAGGAAGAAAGACGTAGCCCTCCTAATGGCCATGCACGGCGTTCCCTACGTAGCAACCGCCAGCATAGCCTATCCACATGACTTCTACAGAAAACTCAAAAGAGCCGCCGAGGTTCAGGGGTTCAAGTTCATACACCTACACACACCGTGTCCGCCGGGGTGGAGGTTCGACCCGGCCAAGACCGTGGAGGTGGCGAGGCTCGCCGTCGAGACGGGGGTCTGGATTCTCTGGGAGTACGACCACGGCCACTTTAGGCTAAACCCGCCCAGCACGGTATACGCCGACAGGGCCAAGAGGAGGCCTTTGGTGGAGTACCTGAAGCTACAGGGCAGATTCGCCCACGTGACCGAGGAGCAGGTCAAGGCGCTGGAGGAAGATGTCGAGGCGAGGTGGCGGTCTATCCTCGCCCTGGCCAAGGCGTTTCCACAGAGCTAG
- the thsA gene encoding thermosome subunit alpha has product MSQQAPKTGVPVMILKEGSQRTTGVDARRSNIQAAKVIAEILATSLGPRGMDKMLIDAFGDVTITGDGATILKEMEVQHPAAKLLIEVAKAQDAEVGDGTTTVVVLAGKLLELGEELLEEGIHPTIVIDGYKKAADHALKVADEIAKPIELTKEQLLKVVSSALSSKVVAETRDYLAGLVVEAAMQAMEMRDGKPYLDLDWVKIEKKKGKSIYETQLVRGIVLDKEVVHPGMPKRVTNAKIAILDAPLEIEKPEWTTKISVTSPEQIKAFLDQEAEILKSYVDHLASIGANVVITQKGIDEVAQHFLAKKGILAVRRVKRSDIEKLARATGAKIITSIKDARPEDLGKAGLVEERKVGEEKMVFVEDIPNPRAVTILVRGGSDRILDEVERSLQDALHVARDLFREPKIVPGGGAFEVEVARRVREYARKLPGKEQLAALKFADAVEHIPTILALTAGLDPVDAIAELRRRHDNGEVAAGVDVHGSKITDMAAMNVWDPLIVKKQVIKSAVEAAIMILRIDDIIAAGAPKKEEKKGKKGEEGEEKKEETKFD; this is encoded by the coding sequence ATGTCACAGCAAGCTCCTAAAACAGGCGTTCCCGTAATGATATTAAAAGAAGGCAGTCAGAGAACCACCGGAGTAGACGCGCGCCGTTCTAACATACAGGCGGCTAAGGTAATCGCCGAAATCCTGGCGACGTCTCTAGGGCCCAGAGGCATGGACAAGATGCTAATCGACGCCTTTGGCGACGTCACAATCACCGGCGACGGCGCGACGATACTAAAAGAAATGGAGGTCCAGCACCCGGCTGCTAAGCTGTTGATTGAGGTAGCCAAGGCGCAGGACGCAGAGGTAGGCGACGGCACCACCACGGTGGTGGTCCTCGCCGGTAAATTACTAGAGCTGGGCGAGGAGCTGTTGGAGGAGGGTATACACCCAACTATCGTCATAGACGGATATAAGAAAGCCGCAGACCACGCGCTTAAGGTAGCCGACGAGATTGCCAAGCCCATCGAGCTGACTAAAGAGCAGTTGCTTAAGGTCGTCTCCAGCGCCCTCTCCTCGAAGGTAGTCGCCGAGACTAGGGACTACCTCGCCGGCCTGGTGGTGGAGGCCGCCATGCAGGCCATGGAGATGAGAGACGGCAAGCCCTATCTAGACCTCGACTGGGTAAAGATAGAGAAGAAGAAGGGCAAGTCTATCTACGAGACGCAGTTAGTGCGCGGCATCGTCCTAGACAAGGAGGTGGTGCACCCCGGCATGCCGAAGCGCGTTACCAACGCCAAAATAGCGATACTAGACGCGCCTCTAGAGATAGAGAAGCCCGAGTGGACCACGAAGATCTCTGTAACGAGCCCAGAGCAGATCAAGGCCTTCCTAGACCAGGAGGCCGAGATCTTGAAGTCCTACGTTGACCACCTGGCGTCGATAGGCGCCAACGTCGTGATTACGCAGAAGGGCATCGACGAGGTGGCGCAACACTTCCTAGCCAAGAAGGGAATCCTCGCGGTGAGGAGAGTAAAGCGTAGCGACATCGAGAAGCTGGCGAGGGCCACCGGCGCCAAGATAATCACGTCAATCAAAGACGCGAGGCCCGAGGACCTCGGCAAGGCGGGCCTCGTAGAGGAGAGGAAAGTCGGCGAGGAGAAGATGGTGTTCGTGGAGGACATCCCCAACCCGAGGGCCGTGACTATATTAGTGAGAGGCGGTAGCGACAGGATACTAGACGAGGTGGAGAGGTCGCTACAAGACGCGTTACACGTGGCGCGCGACTTGTTCAGAGAGCCGAAGATAGTGCCCGGAGGCGGCGCCTTCGAGGTGGAGGTGGCGAGGAGGGTGAGGGAGTACGCCAGGAAGCTACCGGGCAAGGAACAGCTAGCGGCTCTGAAGTTCGCAGACGCCGTTGAGCACATACCGACGATTCTGGCGCTGACGGCGGGTCTTGACCCCGTAGACGCCATCGCCGAGCTCAGGAGGAGACACGACAATGGCGAGGTCGCAGCCGGCGTAGACGTGCACGGCAGCAAGATCACCGACATGGCGGCGATGAACGTGTGGGATCCGTTAATAGTCAAGAAGCAGGTAATTAAGTCGGCGGTGGAGGCCGCGATAATGATACTACGCATCGACGACATAATCGCCGCCGGCGCCCCGAAGAAGGAGGAGAAGAAAGGCAAGAAGGGCGAGGAGGGGGAGGAGAAGAAGGAAGAGACTAAATTCGACTAA
- a CDS encoding DNA-directed RNA polymerase subunit K, with product METLSTAELVDRINKLVELLEKALNKREFYPPRLTKYEVARIIGARAIQLAMGAQPLVDVQEVGTTDPVLIAMEELKRGLLDFVIVRETPDGKTTRIRLKELLELEKTL from the coding sequence GTGGAGACGCTATCCACCGCAGAGTTAGTAGACCGCATCAACAAACTGGTTGAACTCCTGGAGAAGGCTCTCAACAAAAGAGAGTTCTACCCCCCACGCCTTACTAAATACGAGGTGGCGCGTATAATCGGCGCCCGGGCTATACAACTCGCCATGGGGGCCCAGCCGCTTGTAGACGTGCAGGAAGTCGGCACAACGGACCCCGTGCTCATAGCCATGGAAGAGCTCAAACGCGGCCTCCTCGACTTCGTAATTGTAAGAGAGACCCCCGACGGCAAAACCACCCGGATTAGGCTGAAGGAACTTCTTGAACTTGAGAAGACTCTTTAA
- a CDS encoding ABC transporter ATP-binding protein: MSEVLRVEKLEAGYGKFHVLFGVDLTVNSGEIVVLLGPNGAGKSTLLNSIVGMADVYSGRVVLLGRDITGDPPHEVMKMGVAYVMQSPNNFGTPNIFGELTVYENLVAASAGVPREEVGRRIEEVYSIFPKLRELRDRKAKFLSGGERQMLAIGLGLMKKPKLLMLDEPTAGLAPKLVSDFFIAIRDIRDKLGISILLVEQNARKALEIGDRAYVLVTGRVRYSGGAKSLDEAKLAELFLGG, encoded by the coding sequence GTGTCTGAGGTTTTGAGAGTTGAGAAGCTGGAGGCGGGGTATGGCAAGTTTCATGTGCTTTTTGGAGTTGACTTGACGGTTAATTCGGGTGAGATAGTAGTGTTGCTTGGCCCCAACGGCGCTGGGAAGTCGACTTTGTTAAACAGCATAGTGGGGATGGCGGACGTCTATTCTGGGCGCGTCGTTTTGCTGGGACGGGACATTACTGGCGATCCGCCTCACGAGGTTATGAAGATGGGCGTGGCTTACGTCATGCAGTCTCCTAACAACTTCGGCACTCCGAACATCTTCGGCGAGCTTACCGTGTACGAGAATCTCGTGGCGGCGTCAGCCGGGGTGCCTAGGGAGGAGGTTGGGAGGAGGATTGAGGAGGTGTACAGCATCTTCCCGAAGCTGAGGGAGTTAAGGGATAGAAAGGCGAAGTTTCTCTCGGGCGGGGAGAGGCAGATGTTGGCTATTGGGCTGGGGCTTATGAAGAAGCCGAAGTTGTTGATGCTTGACGAGCCGACGGCGGGGCTGGCTCCTAAGCTTGTCAGCGACTTCTTCATAGCTATCAGAGACATTAGAGATAAGTTAGGTATCTCTATCTTGTTGGTGGAGCAGAACGCCAGGAAGGCTCTTGAGATTGGCGACAGGGCGTATGTGCTGGTGACCGGCAGGGTTAGGTACAGCGGTGGGGCTAAGTCGCTGGACGAGGCAAAGTTGGCAGAGCTGTTTCTTGGAGGGTAG
- a CDS encoding ABC transporter substrate-binding protein, which translates to MASKTLYIIIGVLVIILAIVGILLTTGGQQRPTQVFKLGALLPLTGGFSSYAKLAQCASQLAIDELNAEYASKGYRFELYVEDTQLDPNVALQKLQALYARGVRVVHAGLTSREASGEKPFADQNKIILFSAWSTSSLLAIPNDWLYRIVGTDAKQIRAIGAILKELGVKNVALIYRKDPYGEGLYLELQKEAAKRGFKLVSVAAYDPDPKVFPQAAPEAVRKISTEVKDLVGPDFALVIVSFEDDGSVVLKAIGQDPVLSKARLIGTEGMAFSPILLQEGGDVMARGRIIGTANWALPTTPEYKQFYQKFKEKCGAEPITPAPQSYDIIKMLGEIMATIGTDDPDKVRATLEQWGRQGTYKGATGVVLLDENGDRANPNFLLWGVAMKDGKLTYIEVGYYNYDKDTIEFTPEGKQYFYG; encoded by the coding sequence ATGGCTTCAAAAACTCTATACATAATAATAGGGGTACTCGTGATAATACTCGCGATCGTTGGAATATTACTAACAACCGGAGGACAACAAAGGCCAACACAGGTGTTTAAACTCGGCGCACTACTTCCACTCACAGGTGGCTTCAGTAGCTACGCAAAACTAGCTCAATGCGCCTCGCAACTAGCCATAGACGAGCTAAACGCCGAGTACGCAAGCAAGGGATATAGATTTGAGCTATATGTAGAGGACACCCAGCTAGATCCCAACGTGGCGCTCCAGAAGCTACAAGCCCTCTACGCCAGGGGTGTGAGGGTCGTGCACGCGGGGCTCACCAGCAGAGAGGCGTCTGGAGAAAAGCCCTTCGCCGACCAGAACAAAATAATCCTATTCAGCGCTTGGTCCACCTCGTCGCTGTTAGCCATACCCAACGACTGGCTGTATAGAATCGTGGGGACAGACGCCAAGCAGATAAGAGCAATAGGCGCCATCCTAAAAGAGCTGGGCGTCAAAAACGTGGCGCTTATATACAGGAAGGACCCCTACGGCGAGGGCCTCTACCTAGAGCTCCAGAAAGAGGCGGCTAAGCGGGGCTTCAAGCTGGTTTCCGTAGCCGCCTACGACCCAGACCCCAAGGTCTTCCCACAAGCTGCCCCCGAAGCCGTGAGAAAAATCTCCACAGAAGTTAAGGACCTGGTAGGCCCCGACTTCGCCTTGGTCATCGTGTCTTTTGAAGACGACGGCTCCGTAGTCCTCAAGGCAATAGGCCAAGACCCCGTGCTGTCAAAAGCCAGGCTAATCGGCACGGAGGGAATGGCCTTCTCACCCATCCTACTACAAGAAGGCGGAGACGTAATGGCCAGGGGTAGAATAATCGGCACAGCCAACTGGGCCCTCCCCACAACGCCAGAGTACAAGCAGTTCTACCAGAAATTCAAAGAGAAGTGCGGGGCAGAGCCCATAACCCCAGCCCCCCAGTCCTACGACATCATTAAGATGCTTGGTGAGATAATGGCAACCATAGGCACAGACGACCCCGACAAGGTGAGGGCCACCCTCGAGCAGTGGGGCAGACAAGGCACATACAAAGGCGCCACCGGCGTGGTGCTCCTCGACGAAAACGGAGATAGGGCAAACCCCAACTTCCTGCTGTGGGGCGTCGCCATGAAAGACGGCAAGCTCACGTACATCGAAGTCGGCTACTACAACTACGACAAAGACACCATCGAGTTCACCCCAGAAGGCAAGCAGTACTTCTACGGATAA
- the pyrI gene encoding aspartate carbamoyltransferase regulatory subunit — MSKELIVSKIESGTVIDHIPAGRALAVLRVLGITGREGLRVALVMNVESRKLGRKDIVKIEGRELTADEVNIISAVAPTATINIVRNYEVVKKFKVTPPEVIRGRFRCKNPTCITNAPREPAEPTFLLVRREPPLFVCAYCGRYHELGDLL, encoded by the coding sequence ATGTCTAAGGAGCTTATTGTGAGTAAGATTGAGAGTGGGACTGTGATTGACCACATCCCCGCGGGGAGGGCCTTGGCTGTGCTTCGTGTGCTGGGGATTACTGGGAGAGAGGGGTTGCGTGTGGCTCTTGTGATGAACGTGGAGTCCAGGAAGCTGGGGAGAAAGGATATTGTGAAGATCGAGGGTAGGGAGTTGACAGCTGACGAGGTGAACATCATCTCCGCCGTGGCGCCGACGGCCACTATAAACATTGTCCGTAACTACGAGGTTGTGAAGAAGTTTAAGGTGACGCCGCCGGAGGTGATAAGGGGGAGGTTTAGGTGCAAGAACCCGACTTGTATAACCAACGCGCCGAGGGAGCCTGCAGAGCCTACCTTCCTCCTCGTCAGGCGGGAGCCGCCTCTCTTCGTCTGCGCGTACTGCGGCCGGTACCACGAGTTGGGCGACTTGTTATGA
- the pyrE gene encoding orotate phosphoribosyltransferase has product MIQRLVERGVVRFGRFRLSSGLESPFYVDLRGVLGDPDLLRWVVERYLAVLSRLEFDAVLGVATGGIPYASILGYLLGRPVGYVRAEEKGYGTGRRVEGVDVAGMRAVVVDDVLTTGRSVLSAVDAVRAAGGAVVGVVVFLDREQCGADAVRRGAGVDVYSVYRMRELLEELRPYIGEEQSRSVLEYLSQWRC; this is encoded by the coding sequence ATGATACAGAGGCTGGTCGAGAGGGGGGTTGTCAGGTTTGGCAGGTTCCGCCTCTCCAGCGGGCTGGAGAGCCCCTTCTACGTCGACTTGAGGGGTGTCTTGGGGGATCCCGACCTGTTGCGGTGGGTGGTGGAGAGGTACCTCGCTGTGCTTTCCAGGCTGGAGTTCGACGCGGTTTTGGGAGTGGCCACCGGGGGGATTCCCTACGCCTCTATCCTCGGCTATCTGCTCGGCAGGCCTGTGGGGTATGTGAGGGCTGAGGAGAAGGGCTACGGCACCGGACGCCGGGTGGAGGGCGTCGACGTGGCTGGCATGAGGGCCGTCGTCGTCGACGACGTGTTGACCACGGGCAGAAGCGTGTTGTCCGCCGTCGACGCGGTCCGGGCCGCCGGCGGGGCTGTGGTGGGCGTCGTGGTTTTTCTAGATAGGGAGCAGTGCGGCGCCGACGCCGTGAGGAGGGGGGCGGGTGTGGATGTGTACAGCGTGTACAGGATGAGGGAGCTTCTGGAGGAGCTCAGGCCCTATATAGGCGAGGAGCAGAGCCGCTCTGTTCTGGAGTACCTATCGCAATGGCGCTGCTAG
- a CDS encoding dihydroorotate dehydrogenase 2, with translation MALLAAFGRLMHYVHPEISHRLGSLLFSIPLPSCRCERWWSVGGVRVCGPVGVAAGLDKSGLYARFLSSFCPGFLVVGSTLPRTRRGNKPPRVARVWPYSMVNAMGLNSPGIARVVSRLSGLDYPIFISVAGFSVSDFAAQLAYLERYFRPDAVELNISSPTYRGFWRDVPTLGGARLPVFVKVGPSVDLRLVVRHVREVGWGLVVTNTLPVDDGRLSTGRGGLSGLLLYKYGIKLLERARRLAGGEVPIIYSGGLYTCAQLREVLKLADAAEVLTSILYYTPYILTLLNRCGDTQR, from the coding sequence ATGGCGCTGCTAGCGGCGTTTGGCAGGCTTATGCACTACGTACATCCAGAGATTAGCCACAGACTGGGCTCCCTCCTCTTCTCAATTCCGCTTCCCAGTTGCCGATGCGAGAGGTGGTGGAGCGTCGGCGGGGTTAGGGTGTGCGGCCCCGTGGGCGTGGCGGCTGGTCTAGACAAGTCGGGTCTGTACGCCAGGTTCCTCTCGTCGTTCTGCCCGGGCTTTCTGGTGGTGGGCTCTACACTGCCGCGGACGCGGAGGGGGAACAAGCCGCCTAGAGTTGCCCGGGTTTGGCCCTACTCCATGGTGAACGCCATGGGGCTCAATAGCCCGGGGATTGCGAGGGTGGTGTCGAGGCTCTCCGGGCTGGACTACCCCATTTTCATAAGCGTGGCCGGCTTCAGCGTCTCGGACTTCGCGGCCCAGCTGGCCTATTTGGAGAGGTACTTCAGGCCAGACGCCGTGGAGCTTAACATATCCAGCCCCACGTATAGGGGCTTTTGGCGGGACGTGCCTACGCTCGGGGGGGCCCGCCTCCCCGTGTTCGTCAAGGTCGGCCCCTCGGTCGACCTGAGGCTTGTGGTTAGGCACGTGAGAGAGGTGGGGTGGGGGCTCGTGGTGACCAACACCCTACCCGTGGACGACGGGCGCCTCAGCACAGGCCGCGGGGGGCTCAGCGGGCTCCTCCTGTATAAATACGGCATCAAGCTCTTGGAAAGGGCGAGGCGCCTCGCGGGGGGCGAGGTGCCTATTATCTACAGCGGCGGACTATACACCTGTGCCCAGTTGCGCGAGGTTTTGAAACTAGCCGACGCGGCCGAGGTGCTCACCTCGATACTCTACTATACGCCCTACATCCTCACACTCCTCAACCGCTGCGGCGACACTCAACGCTGA
- a CDS encoding Mut7-C RNAse domain-containing protein yields MGVYVECKGLDSGVPDCIYVDAMLGWLARLLRILFGVRVVYSPSIGDSELVETECLVVTRDVELFRRRRGPAILLKTDSHVEWVAVFIALGMRPFERSRCPICGGDLAEVDCGEAKAAVGHEIRSERCWRCVNCGKYYWVGSHWRRLRRLVEEAGAVSVECRRSG; encoded by the coding sequence GTGGGAGTGTACGTGGAGTGTAAGGGGCTCGACAGCGGCGTCCCGGATTGTATCTATGTAGACGCCATGCTAGGCTGGCTGGCCAGGCTGTTGCGCATTCTCTTCGGCGTGAGGGTTGTCTACAGCCCCTCTATAGGCGACTCGGAGCTTGTGGAGACGGAGTGTCTCGTAGTTACGCGAGATGTGGAGCTGTTCAGGAGGAGGAGGGGGCCCGCCATCCTCCTGAAAACAGACAGCCACGTGGAGTGGGTCGCCGTCTTCATCGCCCTCGGCATGAGGCCCTTTGAGAGGTCAAGGTGCCCCATATGCGGCGGCGATTTAGCCGAGGTTGACTGCGGAGAGGCCAAGGCGGCGGTGGGACACGAAATAAGGAGCGAGAGGTGCTGGCGATGTGTAAATTGTGGCAAATACTACTGGGTCGGCTCGCATTGGCGCAGGCTGAGGCGCTTGGTCGAGGAGGCGGGGGCCGTCAGCGTTGAGTGTCGCCGCAGCGGTTGA
- the rqcH gene encoding ribosome rescue protein RqcH: MKKVLTAFDLLASVAEMSRLAGSKLENIYRTGAGFLFKFAGGFVAATRFRTSLTGVVPEKTHEGAETLRGLFRDERLVEVAMPRFDRLVELVFATGKIVVELLEPFNMVAVRDGRVVWLMHSYRARDRVLAPGAAYAYPPAAFIDVLKAGVDELEKAVDPGDLRRSLIRRLGTGPELADELIARAGPSPRSIAEEFKRLVEAVRSGRLEPTVCIRGGAAVTVLPIKPVSLQCDEYRHFDSFWSALDFYFTPMELESAAADATQAIVQRRRRLEASIKELEGKIPEYRDEASRLKTLAHRLLMYKIEIEEALRGGESSIRIVDVDGRRVKIELPEGESVELVRDVPLGRYISQLFEEAKELEEKAQKAAQVLEKLRRDLSKLEKEQRREEERLKASARAVAKKSWFEKFRWTVTTGKRPVIGGRDASQNESVVRKYLKDHYLFFHADIPGASAVAAPPMEDPLELLQVAQFAAAYSKAWKIGIHAVDVYYVRGEQVSKQPPSGQYLAKGSFMIYGKREYVRNVRMELAVGCRRDGEVYRVVAAPPKAAPLLAERYVVVTPGNKEKGKLGKELAQRWGGCGEEDIVAALPGPSRVLEEGRGNPLPWEEVEQIFATW, encoded by the coding sequence GTGAAGAAGGTACTCACAGCCTTCGACCTGCTGGCCTCCGTGGCAGAGATGTCGAGGCTGGCTGGGAGCAAGCTTGAAAATATCTACAGGACGGGGGCTGGGTTTCTCTTTAAATTCGCCGGCGGCTTCGTCGCCGCCACGAGGTTCAGGACGTCTCTCACGGGGGTTGTCCCTGAGAAGACGCATGAGGGGGCGGAGACGCTTAGGGGGCTTTTCCGCGACGAGAGGCTGGTGGAGGTGGCGATGCCCCGCTTCGACAGGCTGGTCGAGCTTGTATTCGCCACGGGCAAGATTGTGGTGGAGCTTCTCGAGCCTTTCAACATGGTGGCTGTGCGGGACGGAAGGGTGGTGTGGCTGATGCACAGCTACAGAGCCAGAGACAGAGTCCTCGCGCCAGGCGCGGCCTACGCCTACCCCCCGGCGGCGTTTATAGACGTGCTGAAGGCGGGGGTGGACGAGCTCGAAAAGGCCGTAGACCCCGGCGATCTGCGGCGGAGTTTAATAAGGCGGCTCGGCACAGGTCCCGAGCTCGCGGATGAGCTAATCGCCCGGGCCGGCCCCTCGCCCAGGTCAATCGCCGAGGAGTTCAAGAGGCTTGTAGAGGCCGTGCGTTCAGGAAGGCTGGAGCCCACGGTCTGCATCAGAGGCGGGGCCGCGGTCACCGTCTTGCCCATCAAGCCGGTGTCTCTGCAATGCGACGAGTATAGACATTTCGACAGCTTCTGGTCGGCTCTGGACTTCTACTTCACGCCGATGGAGCTCGAGTCAGCCGCCGCAGACGCGACACAGGCGATCGTCCAGAGGCGCAGGAGGCTCGAAGCCTCTATTAAGGAGCTGGAGGGGAAAATTCCTGAATACAGAGACGAGGCCTCTAGGCTGAAGACCCTGGCCCACAGATTGCTCATGTACAAAATCGAGATCGAGGAGGCGCTTAGAGGCGGCGAGTCTAGTATACGTATAGTAGACGTAGACGGCAGGAGAGTAAAAATAGAGTTGCCAGAGGGGGAGTCCGTGGAGCTTGTGAGGGACGTTCCCCTGGGGAGGTACATATCGCAACTATTCGAGGAGGCCAAGGAGCTGGAGGAGAAGGCGCAGAAGGCGGCGCAGGTGCTCGAGAAGCTCAGGAGAGACCTCTCTAAGCTGGAGAAGGAGCAGCGCCGGGAGGAGGAGAGGCTGAAGGCGTCTGCCAGAGCCGTCGCCAAGAAGAGCTGGTTTGAGAAATTCCGCTGGACCGTCACCACCGGCAAGAGGCCTGTGATCGGGGGGAGAGACGCATCGCAGAACGAGTCTGTGGTTAGGAAATACCTCAAGGACCACTACCTCTTCTTCCACGCAGATATACCTGGGGCATCGGCGGTCGCCGCCCCGCCGATGGAGGATCCCCTTGAGCTGTTGCAGGTGGCCCAGTTCGCCGCGGCGTACAGCAAGGCGTGGAAAATAGGGATACACGCCGTGGACGTCTACTACGTGCGGGGCGAGCAGGTGTCGAAACAGCCCCCCTCCGGCCAGTATCTGGCAAAGGGCTCCTTTATGATCTACGGGAAGAGGGAATACGTGAGAAACGTCCGCATGGAGCTAGCCGTAGGCTGTAGGAGAGACGGCGAGGTTTATAGAGTGGTTGCCGCGCCGCCGAAGGCCGCCCCCCTACTCGCCGAGAGATACGTCGTGGTGACCCCGGGCAACAAGGAGAAGGGGAAGCTGGGCAAGGAGCTGGCCCAGAGGTGGGGAGGCTGTGGGGAAGAGGACATCGTGGCGGCGTTGCCAGGCCCCTCAAGAGTTTTAGAGGAGGGCCGCGGCAATCCGTTGCCGTGGGAAGAGGTGGAGCAAATTTTCGCCACTTGGTGA
- a CDS encoding ATP cone domain-containing protein, whose amino-acid sequence MARVVKRSGREEEYLSEKVYNALRDAGASDEVAREIVKELDEWVKKRGRISTDEIRRFVLTRLRKLEPEAAEAWQFYDRVFKGRITFEDGKTVVVERGRLYLGRKVKDIGGKGLSNAEEVREILEELREDMEYGLSPKVINARLYALFMGVLKKKDMPREEKLKSIELINKFREELGWKPYELKKPL is encoded by the coding sequence ATGGCTAGGGTGGTGAAGAGGTCTGGGAGGGAGGAGGAGTACCTCAGCGAGAAGGTGTACAACGCCCTGAGAGACGCCGGCGCCTCCGACGAGGTGGCGCGGGAAATCGTCAAGGAGCTGGACGAGTGGGTGAAGAAGAGGGGGAGGATATCCACAGACGAGATTAGGAGATTTGTCCTCACCAGGCTGAGGAAGCTCGAACCCGAGGCGGCGGAGGCGTGGCAGTTCTACGACAGGGTGTTCAAGGGGCGTATAACTTTTGAAGACGGAAAGACCGTGGTGGTGGAGAGGGGGCGCCTCTACCTCGGCAGGAAGGTCAAAGATATCGGAGGCAAGGGGCTCTCAAACGCCGAAGAGGTGAGGGAGATACTAGAGGAGCTTAGGGAAGATATGGAGTACGGACTGTCGCCCAAGGTCATAAACGCTAGGCTGTACGCCCTATTCATGGGCGTGTTGAAGAAAAAAGACATGCCAAGAGAGGAGAAGCTGAAGTCCATAGAGCTGATAAACAAATTCAGGGAAGAGCTGGGCTGGAAGCCCTACGAGCTGAAGAAGCCTCTCTAG
- a CDS encoding TIM barrel protein: MAKVYLGPAGIPQFVVKAKSTLEAVRVVRELGLNAMEVEFVQGVRMSRDLAKQVGKAARDFDVKLSVHAPYFINLCSEEADKVEKSRQRLVDSLDRAYYMGAWVVVVHAAYYGRLGPERCFEKVREELERAYRESGIGSGVYIGVEVTARTNQFGSVEEAFRLAKELPFVTPVVDWGHLYARNGGVINYGEVLDLWTREFGGAHMHTHFTSVRYRNGKFVDEHEPIERNMPPFEPLARELKERDMTITLICESPLLEKDALLMKEVLEEVGVSLA; this comes from the coding sequence ATGGCCAAGGTCTACCTCGGCCCCGCCGGCATTCCCCAGTTTGTTGTGAAGGCTAAGTCCACGCTTGAGGCAGTCCGCGTCGTGCGGGAGCTTGGGCTGAACGCCATGGAGGTGGAGTTTGTGCAGGGCGTTAGGATGTCGAGGGACCTCGCCAAGCAGGTGGGCAAGGCGGCTCGGGATTTCGACGTGAAGCTCTCCGTACACGCCCCCTACTTCATAAACCTCTGCTCAGAAGAGGCTGATAAGGTGGAGAAGTCGCGCCAGAGGCTGGTGGATTCGCTGGACAGGGCGTACTACATGGGCGCCTGGGTGGTGGTGGTGCACGCCGCGTACTACGGCAGGCTGGGCCCCGAGAGGTGTTTTGAGAAAGTCCGCGAGGAGTTGGAAAGGGCGTATAGGGAGTCCGGCATCGGCTCTGGGGTGTATATAGGAGTGGAGGTGACGGCGAGGACAAACCAGTTTGGAAGCGTCGAGGAGGCGTTTAGACTCGCGAAGGAGCTCCCCTTCGTCACCCCCGTCGTCGACTGGGGCCACCTGTATGCGAGAAACGGCGGGGTTATAAACTACGGAGAGGTGCTGGATCTCTGGACAAGGGAGTTCGGGGGGGCGCACATGCACACCCACTTCACCTCGGTGCGGTATAGAAACGGCAAGTTTGTAGACGAGCACGAGCCTATTGAGCGCAACATGCCGCCTTTCGAGCCCCTCGCCAGGGAGCTAAAGGAGCGGGACATGACAATTACGTTGATATGCGAGTCCCCCCTCCTGGAAAAAGACGCCCTCTTGATGAAAGAGGTGCTGGAGGAGGTCGGCGTGTCTCTAGCCTAG